In one window of candidate division KSB1 bacterium DNA:
- a CDS encoding DNA polymerase III subunit alpha, producing the protein MFVHLHTHSHFSFGRGANSIEELCAAVKRRGMDRLALTDTNGLYGLIWFLQIAREVGIRPIIGAEVVSNNLRIILLVKEPIGYRNLCRILSLRHLDRNFSLLEALLRYSAGLFMITDSTPLLNALKNKVSPQNLFVELQPNPRRRALLQYARSSGIPPVATNGVYFINRDDFFIHRLLRAIDCNTTLSRLDERELASSDAWLKDPRQMAQAFPDCPEAIANTERIADQCMHELDLGGPIFPDFQPPTGEPAFDYLRRLCYEGAKKRYGTITPQVQERMEYELNIIQHKGFAPYFLVVHDIVQQSRRTCGRGSAAASIVSYCLEITHVDPIAHDLFFERFLNMKRKDPPDIDVDFPWDERDQILDYIFRKYGEEHTAMIANHVGYKARAAVREVAKVYGLPEAEINAVTKKLSGYWEVEGIQDIIEAHPAYRYHQFKPPWPEILSLAEKLQGCPRNLSIHCGGVVITPKPIDHYVPRQRAPKGINIIQWEKDQAEDAGLVKIDILGNRSLSVIRDALQAIKRNYGVEIQYEQWNPIHDPATQELIRNGDTIGVFYVESPAMRLLQKKARTGDFEHLVIHSSIIRPAANDYIREYLKRLHGQPYEPLHPLLGEILKETYGIMCYQEDVSKVAMALADFDAAEADDLRRILSKKRITKRLENFKQKFYQGALNKGVTPETIDRIWDMILSFSGYSFCKPHSASFAMVSYQSCYLRAHYPAEFMAAVISNQGGYYSTFAYISEARRMGLTVLLPDINKSEWHYTGKDNTIRVGLMQLKGIQRKSVDQLLAERHQHGPFRSFDDFLSRVTIDPNDIKILIKAGLFDELEPNRTRPELIWRLMFWNHQNANHARRTSILFHEPPPPVPPAENYDLKTQLQHEIETLGMLISRHPLTLYKDRLKKFSYILARDLKLFVGKNVTTIGWLVTQKMTRTKKNELMEFISFEDTTAIYETVFFPDTYRQFSYMLSHSRPYVLKGKVEEEFGAVTLNVSEIRFL; encoded by the coding sequence ATGTTTGTACACCTCCACACCCATAGCCATTTTTCATTTGGCCGCGGGGCGAACTCCATCGAAGAGCTCTGTGCCGCGGTGAAGCGACGTGGGATGGACCGGCTGGCCCTCACCGATACCAATGGTCTCTATGGCCTGATCTGGTTTTTGCAAATTGCTCGGGAGGTGGGCATTCGGCCTATCATCGGCGCCGAGGTCGTCTCCAACAATCTGCGGATCATTCTATTGGTCAAAGAACCGATCGGCTATCGCAATCTATGTCGCATCCTGTCCCTGCGCCATCTCGATCGAAATTTTTCCCTGCTGGAGGCGCTGCTCCGCTATTCGGCTGGGTTATTCATGATCACGGATTCAACCCCATTGCTGAACGCTTTGAAGAACAAAGTTTCGCCACAAAACTTGTTTGTCGAGCTGCAACCCAATCCCCGACGCCGGGCGCTGCTCCAGTATGCCCGAAGCTCGGGCATTCCCCCGGTCGCTACAAATGGGGTCTACTTCATCAATCGAGACGATTTTTTCATTCATCGGCTGCTTCGGGCGATCGATTGCAATACCACTCTTTCGCGGTTGGACGAACGCGAACTGGCGTCTTCGGATGCCTGGCTCAAAGACCCCAGACAGATGGCCCAAGCCTTCCCCGATTGCCCCGAGGCCATCGCCAATACGGAACGCATCGCTGACCAATGCATGCATGAACTCGACTTGGGCGGCCCCATTTTTCCTGATTTTCAACCTCCCACTGGTGAACCGGCGTTCGATTATCTGCGCCGGCTGTGCTATGAAGGGGCGAAAAAACGCTATGGCACGATCACTCCACAGGTCCAAGAGCGGATGGAATACGAGTTGAACATCATCCAGCACAAGGGGTTTGCCCCCTACTTTTTAGTGGTACACGATATCGTCCAGCAATCGCGCCGGACCTGTGGCCGGGGGTCGGCGGCCGCCAGCATCGTGTCCTATTGCCTGGAAATCACCCATGTGGACCCCATCGCCCATGATCTATTCTTCGAGCGCTTTTTGAATATGAAACGCAAAGACCCACCCGACATCGATGTCGATTTCCCGTGGGATGAACGGGATCAAATTCTCGATTACATCTTTCGGAAGTACGGCGAAGAACACACTGCTATGATCGCCAATCATGTCGGGTACAAAGCCCGCGCAGCCGTCCGAGAGGTCGCCAAAGTGTACGGCTTGCCCGAGGCGGAGATCAACGCAGTCACGAAAAAATTATCGGGCTACTGGGAGGTAGAAGGTATCCAGGATATCATCGAGGCGCACCCAGCGTATCGCTATCATCAATTCAAACCGCCCTGGCCCGAGATCCTCTCGCTGGCCGAGAAACTCCAGGGCTGCCCCCGCAACCTGTCGATCCATTGCGGCGGTGTGGTAATCACCCCAAAACCGATCGATCATTACGTCCCCAGACAACGCGCACCCAAGGGGATCAATATCATTCAGTGGGAGAAGGACCAGGCTGAGGACGCGGGACTGGTGAAAATCGACATCCTGGGTAACCGCTCGCTCTCTGTCATTCGGGACGCGCTCCAAGCCATCAAACGGAACTACGGCGTGGAGATCCAGTATGAGCAATGGAACCCCATCCACGATCCTGCGACTCAGGAGCTGATCCGCAATGGCGATACCATCGGCGTGTTTTATGTGGAATCCCCGGCCATGCGCCTGTTGCAAAAGAAGGCGCGCACTGGTGATTTCGAGCATTTGGTCATTCATAGCTCCATCATTCGCCCAGCAGCGAACGATTACATCCGGGAATATTTGAAACGCCTCCACGGACAACCCTACGAGCCGTTGCATCCGCTGCTGGGCGAAATTTTAAAAGAGACCTACGGCATCATGTGCTATCAAGAGGATGTATCCAAGGTCGCCATGGCGCTGGCCGATTTCGATGCGGCCGAAGCCGATGACTTGCGTCGAATTCTTTCGAAAAAGCGCATCACAAAGCGGTTAGAGAATTTTAAACAGAAATTTTATCAGGGGGCACTGAACAAGGGCGTGACACCAGAGACCATCGATCGGATCTGGGACATGATCCTGAGCTTCAGCGGCTATAGCTTTTGCAAGCCCCATTCGGCTTCGTTCGCCATGGTCTCTTACCAGTCCTGTTATCTGCGAGCGCATTACCCGGCCGAGTTCATGGCCGCCGTCATCAGCAACCAAGGCGGCTATTATTCAACCTTCGCCTATATTTCCGAAGCGAGACGCATGGGATTAACGGTGTTGCTGCCCGATATCAATAAGAGTGAATGGCACTATACGGGTAAGGACAATACCATCCGCGTCGGATTGATGCAATTGAAGGGCATCCAGCGCAAATCGGTCGATCAACTGTTAGCCGAACGTCATCAGCATGGACCATTTCGCAGTTTTGACGACTTCCTTTCGCGCGTCACTATCGACCCCAATGACATCAAAATCCTGATCAAAGCCGGGCTATTCGATGAACTCGAGCCGAACCGAACTCGTCCAGAGCTGATCTGGCGGCTGATGTTTTGGAATCATCAAAACGCCAATCACGCTCGCCGAACCAGTATCCTATTTCACGAGCCTCCTCCACCAGTCCCTCCAGCGGAGAATTATGACCTGAAAACCCAGTTGCAGCATGAAATCGAAACGCTTGGGATGCTCATCAGTCGCCACCCGCTCACCCTCTACAAAGATCGCCTCAAAAAATTCTCCTATATTTTGGCCCGAGACCTCAAGTTGTTCGTCGGCAAAAATGTCACTACCATCGGCTGGTTGGTCACCCAAAAGATGACTCGAACCAAAAAGAACGAACTCATGGAGTTCATCAGCTTCGAAGATACCACAGCTATCTATGAAACGGTGTTCTTCCCCGATACTTACCGTCAGTTCTCGTATATGCTCAGCCACTCCCGACCCTACGTCCTTAAAGGCAAAGTTGAAGAAGAGTTCGGTGCGGTGACATTGAATGTATCGGAAATCAGATTTCTTTAA
- a CDS encoding DNA polymerase IV: MDWFFRIVDFIESWLHIMIPITPETSGNSREIGRFWDKHLMEREAMERHIIYLEVDSFPITVERILEPKLRQRPVVVANPALARAVVQVSSPEAQQAGIHRGMLVHQARRLCRDLVVIPPNEPLYSRAMQAIIKLMGQFSPVIEPVHYGRLYLDISGTRRLFGLPRDAAAKIQREVLSQLLLPTSLGIASNKLVSNMASRVIRPIGIQEVQHGSEPHFISPLPVGYLPGFAPAIKAQLLELNLRLIKHVAELSLPHLTMVFGRTGLKLYHASHGIDPTPVFPPQQVPNIYEQTTLPEDSNDLQHLRGTLYQLIEKIGRRLRQSGQASRQMILEIYYSDHREAMAQKRLPHPSNLDQQLFSVAEQLLHTILTRRIRVRSLAIRCFQLMPAPRQLSLFDQPSDDQSQNLIRTIDHIRQKFGPDSLKFARAN, translated from the coding sequence ATGGATTGGTTTTTCAGAATAGTAGACTTTATCGAATCCTGGTTGCATATCATGATTCCCATCACGCCTGAGACAAGCGGGAATAGTCGTGAGATTGGGCGCTTCTGGGATAAACATCTGATGGAGCGAGAAGCAATGGAGCGTCACATCATTTATCTGGAGGTGGATTCGTTCCCCATCACAGTGGAGCGGATTCTTGAGCCGAAATTGCGCCAGCGGCCGGTGGTGGTCGCCAATCCGGCTTTGGCCCGAGCTGTGGTGCAAGTGAGCTCGCCCGAGGCGCAACAGGCTGGCATCCATCGCGGGATGCTGGTGCACCAGGCCCGGCGGCTGTGTCGTGATTTGGTGGTGATCCCACCCAATGAGCCGTTGTACAGCCGGGCCATGCAAGCCATTATCAAGCTGATGGGCCAGTTCTCGCCGGTGATCGAGCCGGTGCACTACGGTCGGCTCTATTTGGATATCAGTGGAACGAGGCGGCTGTTCGGCTTGCCCCGGGATGCCGCCGCTAAAATCCAGCGGGAGGTGCTATCACAATTGCTGTTGCCGACCAGCTTGGGTATTGCCAGCAATAAACTGGTCAGCAACATGGCGTCTCGGGTGATTCGGCCGATCGGGATTCAGGAGGTGCAACACGGCTCAGAGCCCCATTTCATCAGTCCCTTGCCGGTGGGCTATTTGCCGGGATTTGCCCCAGCCATCAAGGCGCAACTGTTGGAGTTGAACCTTCGGCTGATCAAACATGTGGCGGAGCTGTCACTGCCGCACCTGACCATGGTTTTTGGACGAACTGGATTGAAATTGTACCATGCCTCCCATGGCATCGATCCGACCCCGGTGTTTCCCCCGCAGCAGGTGCCCAATATTTACGAGCAGACGACCCTCCCAGAAGACAGCAATGACCTGCAGCACCTGCGCGGGACGCTCTATCAACTGATCGAAAAAATCGGGCGGCGCTTGCGGCAGTCGGGCCAGGCATCACGACAGATGATTCTGGAAATCTATTACTCTGATCATCGGGAGGCGATGGCGCAGAAGCGGCTCCCCCACCCGAGTAACCTGGACCAACAACTGTTTTCGGTGGCGGAACAATTGCTCCATACCATTTTGACCCGGCGCATTCGCGTCAGAAGTTTGGCGATCCGCTGCTTCCAGTTGATGCCCGCCCCCAGACAATTGTCCCTGTTCGACCAGCCATCGGACGATCAGAGCCAGAACCTCATCCGGACCATCGATCATATCCGGCAAAAATTCGGTCCAGACTCCCTGAAATTCGCGCGGGCGAATTAG